One Lactobacillus sp. CBA3606 DNA segment encodes these proteins:
- a CDS encoding DUF1292 domain-containing protein, which yields MSQNQNSKDDVITLVDDEGNETLFNILFTFDSEDFGHSYILIYPADAAADDEVDIQAYIFNPEDGDNGDLQLIESDDEWDMVEQVLNTFLADDGGMQ from the coding sequence ATGAGCCAAAACCAAAACAGTAAAGACGATGTCATCACATTAGTTGACGACGAAGGTAACGAAACTTTATTTAATATCTTATTTACCTTTGATTCGGAAGACTTCGGTCATTCTTACATTTTAATCTACCCAGCCGATGCGGCGGCAGATGATGAAGTTGATATTCAAGCCTATATCTTCAATCCAGAAGACGGCGACAATGGCGACTTACAATTAATCGAGTCCGATGATGAATGGGATATGGTTGAACAAGTTTTAAATACCTTCCTAGCCGATGATGGTGGGATGCAGTAA
- a CDS encoding IreB family regulatory phosphoprotein produces MSSLDKTMYFNFDNDGAKDVHDTLTTVYEALQEKGYNPINQIVGYLLSGDPAYIPRLNDARNLIRKHQRDEIIEELVKSYLKADKDVNA; encoded by the coding sequence ATGAGTTCATTAGACAAAACCATGTATTTTAACTTCGATAATGACGGCGCTAAGGATGTCCATGATACGTTAACGACAGTTTATGAAGCGTTACAAGAAAAAGGCTATAACCCAATCAATCAGATTGTTGGTTATCTGCTGTCCGGCGATCCAGCGTATATCCCGCGCTTAAATGATGCGCGTAATTTAATTCGTAAGCACCAGCGGGATGAAATTATTGAAGAACTTGTAAAGTCTTATTTAAAGGCAGATAAGGATGTTAATGCATGA
- a CDS encoding tyrosine-type recombinase/integrase has translation MQYNVEPLRSPAEIAEFVNLASLGVHGQRNSLLVLVGLNTGLRMSDILNLKAGQVRYQDIVTIIEQKTQKKRLILLTKLRPKLDLYIRNLADDDYLFTGQSPQHALSVNAVYKFFQTIARKMHRNDIGTHTLRKTFGYHYYQRTHDVGTLMMIFNHSSEAITKRYIGLNQDVILAQMANFSLGLDT, from the coding sequence ATGCAATACAATGTGGAACCCTTACGCAGTCCCGCTGAAATTGCGGAATTCGTTAACCTAGCAAGCCTTGGTGTTCATGGTCAACGAAATTCACTGTTAGTTCTAGTTGGACTCAACACTGGCCTGAGAATGAGCGACATTCTTAACCTCAAGGCCGGTCAGGTCCGTTATCAAGACATTGTCACTATCATTGAACAAAAAACGCAAAAAAAGCGCCTGATTTTATTAACCAAACTACGACCCAAACTCGACTTGTACATTCGTAATCTAGCTGACGACGACTACCTCTTCACGGGTCAATCACCACAGCACGCCCTCAGCGTTAATGCCGTCTATAAATTTTTTCAAACCATTGCTCGTAAAATGCATCGCAATGATATTGGCACCCACACTCTCCGTAAAACATTTGGCTATCACTACTATCAGCGCACCCACGATGTTGGCACGCTAATGATGATCTTCAACCATTCCAGTGAAGCCATCACAAAACGCTACATCGGGCTTAATCAAGACGTCATTTTGGCACAAATGGCCAACTTTTCGCTCGGATTGGATACTTAA
- the ruvX gene encoding Holliday junction resolvase RuvX, whose amino-acid sequence MKLMGLDVGSRTVGIAISDAFGWTAQGVEIIRINEDEEVFGLDRVAELIKEHDAGGFVLGLPKNMNNTLGPRAEAAQHYGDLLTERFHLPIDFEDERLTTVEAERMLIEEANTSRKKRKKVIDKLAASLILQNYLDRHGKLTQG is encoded by the coding sequence ATGAAGTTAATGGGGTTAGATGTTGGTTCTAGAACGGTTGGGATAGCGATTAGTGATGCTTTCGGCTGGACCGCTCAAGGGGTCGAAATCATTCGTATCAATGAAGACGAGGAAGTCTTTGGACTTGACCGGGTCGCAGAATTAATTAAAGAACATGATGCTGGCGGTTTTGTGCTGGGATTACCTAAGAATATGAACAATACCTTAGGCCCCCGAGCTGAAGCGGCGCAACATTATGGTGACCTATTAACAGAACGGTTTCACTTACCAATTGACTTTGAAGATGAACGGTTAACGACTGTGGAAGCAGAACGGATGTTGATTGAAGAAGCCAATACATCGCGTAAAAAGCGCAAAAAGGTGATTGATAAGTTAGCAGCAAGCTTAATCTTGCAGAACTACTTAGATCGCCACGGTAAACTCACCCAAGGATAG